From the Fibrobacter sp. UWB11 genome, one window contains:
- a CDS encoding MotA/TolQ/ExbB proton channel family protein, producing the protein MNFILEFVKQGGSIGYILVAINFIGYAIIIWKVISLIVFNKTVQPRLTDKVIHRVVTCNTDHHIITESIRTEIGLAFSPLTKGLTTVENIASISPMLGLLGTVVGIFNAFTVIAASGLDDPSAFATGIKFALVTTVLGLVVAIPHVIAFNYLNARMEQEQDEVENQVLLHLGKILQERDARRTESRNG; encoded by the coding sequence ATGAATTTTATTCTTGAATTTGTAAAGCAGGGCGGATCTATTGGTTACATCCTGGTGGCAATAAACTTTATCGGTTATGCCATTATCATTTGGAAAGTCATTTCGTTGATTGTATTTAACAAAACGGTACAACCCCGATTGACGGACAAGGTAATACATCGCGTGGTGACTTGCAATACCGACCATCACATCATTACAGAAAGCATCCGCACCGAAATTGGCCTTGCGTTTTCGCCTTTGACAAAAGGGCTTACTACTGTCGAAAATATCGCTTCCATTTCTCCTATGCTTGGCCTCCTCGGTACGGTGGTGGGCATTTTCAACGCATTCACGGTGATAGCGGCCTCGGGTCTTGATGATCCATCCGCTTTTGCGACGGGCATCAAGTTTGCCCTCGTGACAACGGTCCTTGGACTTGTAGTCGCTATCCCGCACGTGATTGCTTTTAACTACCTGAACGCCCGCATGGAGCAGGAACAGGACGAAGTTGAAAACCAGGTGCTTCTGCATTTAGGAAAAATTTTGCAGGAGCGCGACGCCAGAAGAACGGAGTCCCGTAATGGCTAA